In the genome of Flavobacterium panacagri, one region contains:
- a CDS encoding MFS transporter: protein MKLKSVFYYYSKDYSKGTNMSDKTEEKKEQNAVHLLPWVTAIAMFIQSLDGTILNTSLPSIARDMGYSATEMHSVIVTYTLTLAMFIPLSGWLADKFGTRTMFMIAVFLFVTGSLFCALSVDLQTFNLARVLQAIGASMMVPIARLAILYQYPKSELLKTMNFITVFGLLGMVAGPSLGGFLSDNLSWHWIFLVNVPIGIIGISMAYKIMPNFKHAVGRFDFRGLVYFSLALIFITMVLELIGNGRTHMMVILGLLFLSGLLSLFYYIHYKKTEKPIIDLRLLNIRTLKIGLKGSLITRLGIGGLPLLLPLMLQTSFGYSASVSGLLLLPSALSNVAVKPFMVSIIKFFGYRTVLISNTILLGMILIVLGFVTKETPLPYYIVLMIFYGVFTSIQMSAMNTITLSDLDQDTASGGNTMLVIMQQLSVSFGVSVASLVLSLFQSGIFELNTTKAFQYTFIVLAVFTILSSITFSRLSKTDGAGYM, encoded by the coding sequence TTGAAACTAAAGAGCGTTTTTTATTACTATTCTAAAGATTATAGTAAAGGAACAAATATGTCAGACAAAACAGAAGAAAAAAAAGAACAAAACGCTGTACATCTTTTGCCATGGGTTACCGCAATTGCGATGTTCATTCAGTCATTAGACGGCACCATTCTCAACACTTCATTGCCTTCTATTGCGAGAGATATGGGATATTCTGCAACCGAAATGCATTCTGTAATTGTTACTTATACGCTTACATTAGCTATGTTTATTCCGTTGTCTGGTTGGCTTGCCGATAAATTTGGCACCAGAACCATGTTTATGATTGCGGTTTTTTTATTTGTGACAGGTTCTTTGTTTTGCGCACTTTCTGTCGATTTGCAGACTTTTAATTTAGCCCGAGTTTTACAGGCAATAGGAGCGTCGATGATGGTTCCAATTGCAAGGCTGGCTATTTTATATCAATATCCTAAAAGCGAACTTTTAAAAACAATGAACTTTATTACTGTTTTTGGACTCTTAGGAATGGTTGCCGGCCCAAGTCTCGGTGGCTTTCTCTCTGATAATTTGTCTTGGCATTGGATATTTTTAGTGAATGTTCCAATTGGCATTATAGGAATTTCGATGGCATACAAAATCATGCCTAATTTTAAACATGCTGTTGGTCGTTTTGATTTTAGAGGATTGGTTTATTTTAGCTTGGCGCTAATATTTATTACAATGGTTCTTGAACTTATAGGAAACGGCAGAACTCATATGATGGTTATTTTAGGTCTGCTTTTTCTTTCAGGTTTATTGTCGCTTTTCTATTATATCCATTATAAAAAAACAGAAAAACCCATTATCGATTTGAGACTGCTCAACATCCGAACTTTAAAAATTGGTTTAAAAGGAAGTTTAATTACAAGACTAGGAATTGGCGGATTACCTTTATTACTGCCTTTAATGCTGCAAACGAGTTTTGGTTATTCGGCTTCGGTATCGGGATTGCTTTTGCTTCCGTCTGCTTTGTCAAACGTGGCGGTTAAGCCTTTTATGGTTAGTATTATAAAATTCTTCGGCTACAGAACGGTCTTAATTAGTAATACCATTTTATTAGGAATGATATTGATTGTTTTAGGTTTTGTGACCAAAGAAACGCCATTGCCTTATTATATTGTACTGATGATTTTTTATGGTGTTTTTACATCCATTCAAATGTCAGCAATGAATACCATAACACTGTCTGACTTAGATCAGGACACAGCGAGTGGCGGGAATACGATGTTGGTTATCATGCAGCAGTTGTCTGTAAGTTTTGGAGTTTCTGTAGCTAGTTTGGTTTTGTCTTTGTTTCAGTCTGGCATATTTGAATTGAATACTACAAAAGCATTTCAATATACTTTTATAGTTTTGGCTGTTTTTACAATTTTATCCAGCATCACGTTTTCACGATTAAGTAAAACAGATGGGGCAGGTTATATGTAA
- a CDS encoding DNA-3-methyladenine glycosylase: MIENSTKYPFKLPFSYYLNPDVLFLAKDLLGKVLHTQIDGKTTSGIIVETEAYFGVQDKASHAYGGRRTNRTETMYSSGGVSYVYLCYGIHHLFNIVSSVEGEPHAVLIRAIEPLEGKEIMEERRNMAFSKAAITSGPGSAAKALGIDASFNKKDLNGEEIWLEDHGIRYDEEEIVATPRVGVAYAQEDALLPWRFFVKGNKYVSKPNKI; this comes from the coding sequence ATGATCGAAAATTCTACAAAATATCCTTTTAAACTGCCTTTCTCTTATTATTTAAATCCTGACGTACTTTTTTTGGCAAAAGATCTTTTGGGAAAAGTTCTTCATACGCAAATAGATGGAAAAACAACCAGCGGTATTATCGTAGAAACTGAGGCTTATTTTGGCGTACAGGATAAAGCCTCTCATGCTTATGGAGGCCGAAGAACAAATAGAACCGAAACAATGTACAGCAGCGGCGGTGTTTCCTATGTTTATTTGTGCTACGGAATTCATCATCTTTTCAATATTGTAAGCTCAGTTGAAGGAGAGCCACATGCCGTTTTAATAAGAGCAATTGAACCTTTAGAAGGAAAAGAAATTATGGAAGAAAGAAGAAATATGGCTTTCTCTAAAGCGGCAATTACTTCTGGGCCTGGCTCTGCTGCAAAAGCTTTAGGAATTGATGCTTCTTTTAATAAAAAGGATTTAAACGGAGAGGAGATCTGGCTTGAAGATCATGGCATTCGATATGATGAAGAAGAAATTGTCGCAACGCCTCGTGTTGGAGTTGCCTACGCTCAGGAAGACGCCCTTTTGCCTTGGCGCTTTTTTGTTAAAGGAAATAAATATGTCAGCAAACCCAATAAAATATAA
- a CDS encoding glycoside hydrolase family 95 protein: MPNHSFQKSLFLLLILTGFSVFAQQDLKLQYKQPAVEWTEALPIGNGTLGAMVFGKVDSELIQLNEATLWSGGPVQKNVNPDAFKNLALIREALTKEDFEKAYALTKNMQGPYSESFMPLGDLILKQDFGGQKTENYNRSLELQTGLAVTNFSVAGVKYKREIFASAPAQCIVIKLSADQLKKLSVTLDASSLLKNERTVQNQTLVLKGKAPSHSDPNYIDYNKEPVIYEDASGCRGMRFELIIKPVIKDGEISADGNKLVIKNASEILLFVSAATSFNGFDKCPDSEGKDEHQFAEAPIKKVIAKKYDSLLKEHIADFQKLFNRVSLKLNEKETNKSNLATDVRLEEYAKGEKDAGLEALFFQFGRYLLISSSRTHNAPANLQGIWNNKLRAPWSSNYTTNINLQMNYWPVESGSLSELFFPLDEYIKNASVTGTETAKSYYHANGWVLHHNSDIWAMTNPVGDFGKGDPMWANWYMGANWLSRHLWEHYEYTGDKAYLKKVYPIIKGAAEFSLDWLQKDKNGHLVTMPSTSPENMFYYDGKKKGVVTTASTMDIGIIKDLFENTVEASKVLGTDSEFREKVNKAADELLPFQIGSKGQLLEWYKDFEEEDPHHRHTSHLYALHPANLISPLNTPELATAAKKTLELRGDDGTGWSLAWKVNMWARLLDGNHAYTLFKNQLRLTKDNDPKYKRHGGCYPNLFDAHPPFQIDGNFAGTAGVIEMLMQSQNKEIHLLPALPDSWTDGEIKGITAKGNFKVDIKWNAGKLTQAKIVSNIGGTCSVRSAEPFIIEKLNVKSKKSSIGYTATFDTKKGTAYTIIASK, from the coding sequence ATGCCAAACCATTCTTTTCAAAAAAGTCTTTTTTTATTGTTAATACTGACAGGATTTTCTGTTTTTGCACAGCAAGATTTAAAACTGCAATACAAGCAGCCAGCTGTTGAATGGACAGAAGCTTTACCAATAGGAAATGGTACGCTTGGTGCAATGGTTTTTGGAAAAGTGGATTCTGAATTAATTCAGCTCAATGAAGCCACTTTATGGAGCGGCGGGCCGGTGCAAAAAAATGTAAATCCAGATGCTTTTAAGAATTTAGCTTTAATTAGAGAAGCGTTGACGAAGGAGGATTTTGAGAAAGCCTATGCTTTAACTAAAAATATGCAGGGGCCTTACAGCGAAAGTTTTATGCCGTTGGGAGATCTTATTTTAAAACAAGATTTTGGTGGACAAAAAACAGAGAATTATAATAGAAGTCTAGAATTACAGACAGGATTGGCAGTTACCAATTTTAGTGTTGCTGGTGTAAAGTACAAAAGAGAAATTTTTGCTTCGGCACCTGCGCAATGTATTGTGATTAAACTTTCGGCAGATCAATTAAAGAAACTTTCTGTGACACTGGATGCTTCAAGTCTTTTGAAAAATGAAAGAACAGTGCAAAATCAGACCTTGGTTTTAAAAGGAAAAGCACCATCACATTCTGATCCAAATTATATTGATTACAACAAAGAACCAGTCATTTACGAAGATGCGTCAGGATGCAGAGGAATGCGTTTTGAACTGATTATTAAACCTGTCATAAAAGACGGAGAAATAAGTGCTGACGGAAATAAATTAGTGATTAAAAATGCCTCGGAGATTTTGCTTTTCGTTTCGGCTGCAACTAGTTTCAACGGATTTGATAAATGCCCTGACAGCGAAGGAAAAGACGAACATCAATTTGCTGAAGCTCCGATTAAAAAGGTAATTGCTAAAAAGTACGATAGTTTATTAAAAGAGCATATAGCCGATTTTCAAAAACTCTTCAATAGGGTTTCCTTAAAGTTGAATGAAAAAGAAACCAATAAATCTAATCTAGCAACAGATGTACGATTGGAAGAATATGCAAAAGGAGAAAAAGATGCTGGATTAGAAGCTTTGTTTTTTCAGTTTGGACGTTATTTGTTGATTTCTTCTTCTCGCACACACAACGCACCAGCCAATTTACAAGGAATTTGGAATAATAAACTTCGTGCGCCTTGGAGCAGTAACTACACAACAAACATCAATTTACAGATGAATTACTGGCCTGTAGAATCAGGAAGTTTGTCTGAATTATTTTTTCCACTTGACGAATATATTAAAAATGCTTCTGTAACAGGAACCGAAACCGCCAAAAGTTATTATCATGCCAACGGCTGGGTTTTGCACCATAATTCAGATATCTGGGCGATGACAAATCCTGTAGGCGATTTTGGAAAAGGCGATCCAATGTGGGCCAACTGGTATATGGGAGCGAACTGGCTGAGCAGACATTTATGGGAACATTATGAATACACTGGCGATAAAGCCTATTTGAAAAAAGTATATCCAATTATTAAAGGTGCTGCAGAATTTAGTTTAGACTGGTTGCAGAAAGACAAAAACGGCCATTTGGTTACCATGCCTTCGACTTCGCCAGAAAATATGTTTTATTACGATGGCAAAAAGAAAGGTGTCGTAACGACGGCTTCTACAATGGATATTGGAATTATTAAAGATTTATTCGAAAATACAGTTGAAGCTTCTAAAGTTTTAGGAACCGATTCAGAATTCAGAGAAAAAGTAAATAAAGCAGCTGATGAATTACTGCCTTTTCAAATTGGAAGTAAAGGACAATTGTTAGAATGGTATAAAGATTTTGAAGAAGAAGATCCGCATCACAGGCATACTTCTCATTTGTATGCTTTGCATCCAGCTAATTTAATTTCGCCGCTCAATACACCAGAATTAGCCACAGCAGCAAAGAAAACATTAGAACTGCGCGGCGACGATGGAACAGGCTGGAGTTTAGCTTGGAAAGTAAATATGTGGGCGAGACTTTTAGACGGAAATCACGCTTATACATTATTCAAAAATCAATTAAGATTAACAAAAGATAATGATCCTAAGTACAAACGACATGGAGGTTGTTATCCAAATTTGTTTGACGCGCATCCGCCTTTCCAAATCGATGGAAATTTTGCAGGAACTGCCGGTGTAATCGAAATGTTAATGCAGAGTCAGAATAAAGAAATACATTTGCTTCCTGCCTTGCCAGATTCTTGGACAGACGGCGAAATAAAAGGAATTACTGCAAAAGGGAATTTCAAAGTAGATATTAAATGGAATGCAGGTAAATTGACTCAAGCAAAAATTGTGTCTAATATTGGAGGCACTTGTTCTGTAAGGTCTGCTGAACCATTTATAATTGAAAAACTAAACGTTAAAAGTAAAAAATCATCTATTGGTTATACAGCAACATTTGATACTAAAAAAGGAACTGCTTACACTATTATAGCTTCTAAGTAA
- a CDS encoding alpha-L-arabinofuranosidase C-terminal domain-containing protein produces the protein MKRNVISTLFISGLLFSSIYGNAQKATLEVDASKTITKIQPTMFGLFFEDINFAADGGLYAEMIKNRSFEFEKPLMGWEQPNTKRSSLNKESGSALPINIASNNTNFCRVEINNDKGYALINEGFRGMGVKKDAKYNLSLKASNPKGDIKKIIVQLIGKDQKVLGETSIVPKSEQWANYTAQITATQTEAKAKLKITFDGTGTIDLDMISLFPEDTWKNRKNGLRKDLVQLLYDMKPGFLRFPGGCIVEGRTLADRYQWKKSIGNVEDRETKMNRWNVEFNHKLTPDYFQSFGLGFFEYFQLSEDIGAEPLPILSCGMACQYNTGELTPLDELDPYVQDALDLIEFANGAVTTNWGKIRSDMGHPKPFNLKYIGVGNEQWGPDYIDRYKVFEKAIKAKYPNIIIVSGSGPSPDGEHFDFAMEELKKLNAELVDEHYYQSPKWFRENAGRYDKYDRKGPKIFAGEYAAQSVSGANPNNRNNWECAFSEAAFMTGLERNAAVVHLTSYAPLMAHEDAWQWTPDMIWFNNLDSHGSANYYVQQLFSTNKGTDLLDITQDGKALIGQNNLYASAVKDVNSKEIIVKLVNTASTASEVSIDLKGAKLGSKGSIISLVSANLQDENTFAEPKKITPKQSEYKITKGKQQLNLPAYSVTVLKLKTI, from the coding sequence ATGAAAAGAAATGTAATTTCAACATTATTCATAAGTGGTTTACTATTTAGTAGTATTTATGGAAATGCTCAAAAAGCGACTTTAGAAGTTGATGCTTCCAAAACGATAACTAAGATCCAGCCAACTATGTTTGGTTTGTTTTTTGAAGACATCAATTTTGCTGCAGATGGCGGACTATACGCGGAAATGATTAAAAACAGATCTTTCGAATTTGAAAAACCTTTGATGGGATGGGAGCAGCCTAATACCAAAAGGTCATCTTTAAACAAAGAATCGGGTAGTGCGTTGCCTATTAACATAGCATCCAATAATACTAATTTTTGCCGAGTTGAAATTAATAATGATAAAGGTTATGCCTTAATAAATGAAGGTTTCAGAGGAATGGGAGTAAAGAAAGATGCAAAATACAATCTTTCTTTAAAAGCGTCCAATCCTAAAGGAGACATCAAAAAAATCATTGTGCAGTTAATTGGTAAAGACCAAAAAGTACTGGGAGAAACGAGTATTGTACCAAAATCGGAGCAATGGGCAAATTATACAGCTCAAATTACAGCTACTCAAACCGAGGCAAAAGCAAAGCTGAAGATCACTTTTGATGGAACAGGAACGATAGATTTAGATATGATTTCGCTGTTCCCAGAAGATACTTGGAAAAACAGAAAAAATGGCCTTCGTAAAGATCTTGTACAGCTTTTGTATGATATGAAACCCGGATTTTTACGTTTTCCAGGTGGTTGTATTGTAGAAGGAAGAACTTTGGCTGATCGTTACCAATGGAAAAAATCGATTGGAAATGTAGAAGATAGAGAAACAAAAATGAACCGTTGGAATGTAGAGTTCAACCATAAACTAACTCCTGATTATTTTCAAAGTTTCGGATTAGGTTTTTTTGAATATTTCCAGCTTTCAGAAGACATTGGCGCAGAACCGCTTCCAATTTTAAGTTGCGGTATGGCATGTCAGTACAATACAGGAGAGTTGACTCCTTTAGACGAACTGGATCCGTATGTGCAGGATGCTTTAGATTTGATTGAATTTGCTAATGGCGCAGTGACGACAAATTGGGGTAAAATCCGTTCGGATATGGGACATCCAAAACCATTTAATTTAAAATATATCGGAGTTGGAAACGAACAATGGGGGCCAGATTATATTGATAGATATAAGGTTTTTGAAAAAGCAATTAAAGCAAAATATCCAAACATTATAATTGTTTCAGGAAGCGGGCCTTCTCCAGATGGCGAACACTTTGATTTTGCAATGGAAGAACTTAAAAAACTGAATGCAGAGTTAGTTGATGAACATTATTACCAAAGCCCGAAATGGTTTAGGGAAAATGCCGGCCGCTATGATAAATATGACCGAAAAGGCCCAAAAATATTTGCTGGAGAATATGCAGCGCAAAGTGTTTCAGGTGCCAATCCGAATAACAGAAATAATTGGGAATGTGCTTTTTCTGAAGCGGCTTTTATGACAGGATTGGAAAGAAATGCAGCAGTAGTTCATTTAACCTCTTACGCTCCTTTGATGGCACACGAAGATGCTTGGCAGTGGACACCAGATATGATTTGGTTTAATAATTTGGATTCTCATGGTTCAGCCAATTATTATGTACAGCAATTATTCTCCACCAATAAAGGAACTGATTTGTTGGATATTACTCAGGATGGAAAAGCTTTAATTGGTCAGAATAATTTATATGCTTCAGCAGTAAAAGATGTAAACAGTAAAGAAATTATTGTGAAATTGGTTAATACAGCATCGACAGCATCAGAAGTTAGTATTGATTTAAAAGGAGCAAAATTGGGATCAAAAGGAAGTATAATTAGTTTGGTAAGCGCAAATTTACAAGATGAAAATACGTTTGCAGAACCTAAAAAAATTACTCCAAAACAAAGTGAATACAAAATAACAAAAGGAAAGCAGCAATTGAATCTTCCTGCTTATTCTGTAACTGTTTTGAAATTGAAAACAATCTAA
- a CDS encoding glycoside hydrolase family 28 protein yields the protein MNKKSIIALIIFCLSLTVSAQKIYDIKKYGAKGDGKTNDAAAIQKAIDACSKTGGRVLIPAPFTFLAGPIDVKSKVDLHIEAGAKLLASPDEKLYTKSAFRTNPGEGTIWIGGENIEDFTISGSGKIDGNGISFMGAEEEDAYVLKPFNVLDPRPHVLTIIGGKNIRIKDVHIGNSAYWTVHLIGCNDVVISGITLLNSLKVRNSDGIDLDHSKNVRISDCYIESGDDCICLKNRREFEEFGACENITVTNCTMTSSSCAIKIGSENMDAIRQVVFNNCIIKNSNRALGIQNRDEGTVSDVIFSNIIIESKLNTDTWWGKAEPIYITAFSRAKANHKDANWRFPKGATEGKVGEIKNIYFSNIQCTGENGVFVSGESKDKIKNIVFDNVSVFMDKTTAFPGGLYDRRPAKVEGFVKGSTSGFYFDTAESIKVQNCTVQWGKNKPDYFKYAVESKNVDVLKLINLDGEAAFPNKYEAVKK from the coding sequence ATGAACAAGAAATCTATAATCGCGCTCATCATTTTCTGCCTTTCGTTAACCGTTTCCGCACAGAAAATTTACGATATTAAAAAATACGGAGCAAAAGGAGACGGAAAAACCAATGATGCAGCAGCTATCCAAAAAGCAATTGATGCCTGTAGTAAAACAGGCGGAAGAGTTTTAATTCCGGCACCATTTACCTTTTTAGCTGGGCCAATTGATGTAAAATCAAAAGTAGATTTACATATCGAAGCTGGTGCTAAATTATTAGCAAGTCCTGACGAAAAGCTTTATACTAAAAGTGCTTTCAGAACCAATCCAGGAGAAGGAACAATTTGGATTGGCGGAGAAAATATAGAAGATTTTACCATTAGCGGCAGCGGAAAAATAGATGGAAACGGAATTTCTTTTATGGGTGCAGAAGAAGAGGATGCTTATGTCTTAAAACCGTTCAATGTATTAGACCCAAGACCTCACGTATTAACGATTATCGGCGGTAAAAATATTAGAATCAAAGATGTCCACATTGGAAATTCTGCCTATTGGACAGTACATTTGATTGGTTGTAATGATGTTGTCATCAGTGGCATTACTTTGCTGAATAGTTTGAAAGTCCGCAACAGCGACGGAATCGATTTAGATCATTCAAAAAATGTGAGAATCAGCGATTGTTATATCGAAAGTGGCGACGATTGTATCTGTTTGAAAAATAGAAGGGAGTTTGAAGAATTTGGTGCCTGCGAAAATATTACGGTAACCAATTGTACGATGACCAGCAGCAGCTGTGCCATTAAAATTGGTTCAGAAAATATGGATGCGATTCGACAAGTAGTTTTCAATAATTGTATCATCAAAAATAGCAATCGTGCATTAGGAATTCAGAATCGTGATGAAGGGACAGTAAGCGATGTTATTTTCTCTAACATCATTATCGAAAGTAAATTAAACACTGATACTTGGTGGGGAAAAGCAGAACCAATTTACATAACGGCTTTCAGCAGAGCAAAAGCGAATCATAAAGATGCAAACTGGCGTTTTCCAAAAGGAGCAACAGAAGGAAAAGTAGGCGAGATTAAGAATATTTATTTTTCTAATATTCAATGTACAGGAGAAAACGGTGTTTTTGTAAGCGGAGAATCAAAAGATAAAATCAAGAATATTGTCTTTGATAATGTGAGTGTTTTTATGGACAAAACAACTGCTTTTCCTGGCGGATTATACGATAGACGACCTGCAAAAGTGGAAGGTTTTGTAAAAGGAAGCACTTCAGGATTTTATTTTGATACTGCCGAAAGCATCAAAGTTCAGAACTGCACAGTACAATGGGGAAAAAACAAACCAGATTACTTTAAATATGCAGTTGAAAGTAAAAATGTTGATGTTTTGAAATTGATCAATTTAGATGGAGAAGCGGCTTTTCCAAATAAGTATGAGGCAGTTAAGAAGTGA
- a CDS encoding glycoside hydrolase family 28 protein: MKRNFVIVFFIFCISVTVSAQKVFDVKKYGAVGDGKTLNTKAIQKAIDAANKSKGGKVLFSKGTFLSGSIVLKSDVELFFEEGAILLGSTNPDDYPKYEGIRAFIIANESKNIAVNGKGIIDGQGRELALAIDSLHHTGVRIDPKYNYRRMRPEDGRGKLISFVKCDSITMTQITLKNSPGWTMCFRACKNMVIDFMKVESRAYWNNDGIDLDGCENARITNCNVNAADDGICLKSEVPGLHNNNIYIGNCTIRSSANAVKFGTGSYGSFKNVTIENIKVFDTFRSAVAIESVDGAEIENIKVSDITAVNTGNAILIRLGHRNGDKPGYIKNVSVKNVKVQVPFGRPDIDYDMRGPEVDYFHNPFPASIAGIPGHLIENVTLENIEIVYPGRASKGMAYHPLSRLKDVKENINGYPEFTMFGELPSWGFYVRHVNGIEMKNIKLILDKEDFRPAFVFDDVKNLTMKGIDVPSDKINQIVFKDVSSSNLDSESLKRKIEPEQNKFELPAH; encoded by the coding sequence ATGAAAAGAAATTTTGTAATCGTATTTTTTATTTTTTGTATTTCCGTAACCGTTTCAGCGCAGAAAGTATTTGATGTTAAAAAATACGGCGCTGTTGGAGACGGAAAAACATTAAATACAAAAGCAATCCAAAAAGCAATTGACGCAGCCAATAAAAGTAAAGGAGGAAAAGTTCTTTTTTCTAAAGGAACTTTTTTATCTGGAAGTATTGTTTTAAAAAGTGATGTGGAATTGTTTTTTGAAGAAGGTGCCATTTTATTAGGAAGCACCAATCCGGACGATTATCCGAAATATGAAGGCATTAGAGCTTTTATTATTGCGAATGAATCTAAAAATATTGCCGTAAACGGAAAGGGAATTATAGACGGGCAGGGAAGAGAACTGGCTTTAGCAATTGATTCTCTGCACCATACAGGAGTGCGAATTGACCCAAAATACAATTACAGAAGAATGCGTCCTGAAGACGGAAGAGGAAAACTGATTTCGTTTGTAAAATGTGATTCGATTACCATGACTCAAATTACTTTGAAGAACAGTCCAGGTTGGACAATGTGCTTTAGAGCATGCAAAAACATGGTCATTGATTTTATGAAAGTGGAAAGCCGCGCGTATTGGAACAATGACGGAATTGACCTTGACGGATGTGAAAATGCCCGAATTACCAATTGTAATGTAAACGCTGCAGATGATGGAATCTGTTTGAAATCGGAAGTGCCGGGATTACACAATAACAATATTTACATTGGAAATTGTACCATTAGATCAAGTGCCAATGCAGTGAAATTTGGAACTGGTTCTTACGGAAGTTTCAAAAACGTAACGATTGAAAATATCAAGGTATTTGATACGTTCAGATCTGCGGTTGCCATTGAATCTGTTGATGGTGCGGAGATTGAAAATATCAAAGTTTCGGATATTACTGCCGTAAATACTGGTAATGCAATCTTGATCCGTTTAGGTCATAGAAATGGAGACAAACCGGGTTATATCAAAAATGTATCGGTTAAAAATGTGAAAGTACAAGTTCCTTTTGGCCGTCCAGATATTGATTACGATATGCGCGGGCCTGAAGTCGATTATTTCCACAATCCGTTTCCAGCTTCAATTGCCGGAATTCCGGGGCATTTAATTGAAAATGTAACTTTAGAAAATATTGAAATCGTTTATCCAGGAAGAGCTTCAAAAGGAATGGCATACCATCCTTTAAGCCGATTGAAAGATGTAAAAGAAAACATCAATGGTTATCCTGAATTTACCATGTTTGGAGAACTGCCATCTTGGGGATTTTATGTGCGTCACGTAAACGGAATCGAAATGAAAAACATCAAACTGATTTTGGATAAAGAAGATTTTCGTCCCGCTTTCGTTTTTGATGATGTAAAAAATCTGACCATGAAAGGGATTGATGTTCCGTCAGATAAAATCAATCAAATTGTTTTTAAAGATGTTTCATCAAGTAATTTGGACAGCGAATCTCTAAAAAGAAAAATCGAACCAGAGCAAAATAAATTTGAATTACCAGCACATTAG